From Arachis hypogaea cultivar Tifrunner chromosome 3, arahy.Tifrunner.gnm2.J5K5, whole genome shotgun sequence:
TTATGGTTTGAAAGAATTATCTTTTTTTGTGGTCCTATGCTGTTAAACCTGTTCCTATCAATAGGGCAATTggataaattgaatttttttttcctttatggAATGGGGAAATTGGCAAATATTGAATGTTATTGTTATCCATTACAGTCTTCTCGGTTTTTCTAGTTTGTTTGTGTCTGAGAGGTCCCTGTCCtctattataagtttataactcTACAACCCTAATTACCTTCACATCAATTTCTGATTTTTTTCCccctttttcattattattattattattttccactTGCTTTAAAACACCATATATTTCATCTAtgtatttattattcttgtcactAGTCAGATTTTTCTCGTGTTCTAACTTTACTCTTTCCTGCCTTTTCTTTCATCAATAGGGTAAGCAATTCACAAAATCTTGGAGCAAAATCACCCTTGAAATTCACATACATCAAGAGAGTATTGGGGGTTTTTATTGGTTTTGAACACTGTCAGATTCCTGGCATTTTCTGTTGGCTCTGGTTCAGAACTTTACAGTGTAGGCCAACATGTATGGTCCAATAATTTAGCAATTGATAGAACAAGCcaaagtgtttgtggcatttaacaTGTGTTGACCTAGATTTGTGGAGCTGTTAGATACAGACCTTTACTCTCCTTTGTGAATCTAACAAAACCAGATGGCTGGTGATGAAGTAGGTAGTAGCTCTGAGTGGAGCTTTGAGCAGGATAAAGCATTTGAGAATGCCTTGGGTACTTACCCTGAGGACGATCTGGATCGATGGGAGAAGATTGCTGCCGATGTAACTGGGAAGACTTTGGAAGAGGTTAAACAACACTATGAGCTTCTGGTTGATGATGTCAACTTAATTGAATCTGGGCGTGTGACTCTACCGGCTTATAATTCTACTTCAGAAGGCTCAACAGGCAATGCTAGTGATGAAGGAGCTGGCAAGAAGGGTGGCCAACCTTGGAATTCAAACAGCGAGTCTAATAATGGATCTAAGGCTTCAAGATCAGATCAGGAACGGCGCAAGGGTATTGCTTGGACAGAAGATGAACACAGGTCAGTTTATTGTTTACTTAAGTATTTAGAGAACCTGGGTACGGTTATATATGGCTGTAGTAAACTTCATAAGGTAGTTTATCTATCTTAATTTGCTACCATTTCATCTCAATTTTGTTGTGTTAAACCATATCATTTTGGAGCTTTATCTGATTGTAGTCTCCATATCCTGCTCAATCTTTGTGAGTGTCATGACAGCTTAGAAGTTCTTTTCCACCATAACAAATTGTTTCTTCTAATCTTGTGAGTTTAGTTTCCATTTACTCTTAATTGTTGAGCCAATTTGTAGTGCTCCTTTGGCAGGGTTGCCATTGCTCTGGTTATAATTGATTTCCAGTAGGTTGAAATCAACAGCACtttgattattaattattttcgaagaGTAATTTCTTCTGATGTGTTTTGAGGTATTTGTTAGAGTACTTCTTTGACAGGTCATTTCTTTATTTGCTTCTGGGTTGGCTCAATTAATAGGGTTGAACAACCTCCAATTTTAATCCTATCCCTGGATTCATTCTTCGGTAAAAAAAAAGTAACGATTAATCATTCTCACACTCTTAGATGTCAAAAGCACTCTGAAATTAATAACGGAGACTAGTTTCTTGCATCATTTAGTGAATTAGCATGTAGGCTATTGGGTGGCTGGAGTGAGTCAAGTGATATGTGTGTGTATCATAAGCATGGTTACTTTGCCTACACATGAGTGAAATGTAGTTCAATCTTAGTACAAAATCTTAAGTAGACATGGAATTGTCAAAGAATAGTGTATGTAATTAATGGATCGTTGAAATTTCTCAACTTGGATCTCTAACTCTCATTAAGGCATGCTTTGTGGGGATAGAAGATGTAGGTTACTGTTATGTTTTCTTGTTCTACATGTTTCGCATATtgtcttttgttttcgaaatatgGGCACATCTTGGATGCTATGGACTTTTTAGCTTTCATCAGAATCAGGACTGTGGATTTCATTCTATAAGGAGGAACAGTTTTGTAACATTCTCATGAAGCAAGAAATTCTATTCCAGCCTTAGTATGGTACAACCAAAATTAGGTTTCATGCTTAAAACTTACATATTTGCTGATCAATGAAATGTTTCCGTATCAAATTTCTGTTATCCGGTTTATGGTTTATGAGTTGTGGCTCAATAATAAAGTACTGTCACCCACAACCCAGCATCTTTTACAACCTAGATAGCAGATTCTGCAGCTGAGGTTAAGAAATTTTGCTTGTATTGAGCCTTGAGGATTTTAAGTTCTAACAGCAAAACCAAATGATCTTTAAGATAGTGATATGATAGCCTCATTAGTCATCAGTACTTTGTTCCAAAACCAATCCTTAGAGGAAAATACTGACATATATTAGGGAGACATTAATTGAAGTTTATATATGCCAATGCCGAAGTTACATTCTTGGGGGCATAAACCAAAAATTATTTGGGTGTAGAAACCAGACGGAAATATCGAATACGTGTAGGGACCATAAAGTGGGTCATCAGACTAAATCCAAAATCTAATAGCTAAGTTGGTTGTGTTGTCATTCTTCTGCTTACTAAATTGCTAATGAGGCTGCATCCCCTCCTTCAGAGAAATTCATTTTCTCACTTCTATAATGTCATTGGGTTCTCATATTCTTCAAAATTGTGATGGATTGTTCCGGTTCTATTCAAGCTGCAATTGATCTCAAGAGTAGTATCCTATCATTCCTCTTATTCATGTTTTGGTTGCTGATTTTCATTTAGTATTTTGGGTATGGTCATATGCTTTCTTCCAGATGCTAACATTCGCTTGTCTAATCTTTATTCTTTGAACATCTTCAATTTTGGTTGAACAGGTTATTTCTTCTTGGATTGGAGAAGTATGGAAAGGGTGACTGGCGAAGTATATCGAGGAATTTTGTGGTGACAAGAACTCCTACACAAGTAGCAAGCCACGCCCAAAAATATTTCATTCGTTTGAACTCGATGAACAAAGATCGAAGGCGATCAAGCATACACGATATCACCAGTGTGAACAATGGAGACGTGTCGGCACCTCAAGGACCAATCACCGGTCAAACGAATGGTTCAGCTGGAAATTCCACGGGAAAGTCACCAAAACAAGGCCCTCCAACCCCAACCGGTCCTCCAACTGTAGGACTGTTTGGTGCTCCGACCATTGGACAACCGATAGGAGGAGGACCCCTTGTGTCTGCAGTTGGCACGCCAGTGAATGCACACATGGCTTATGGTGTCCGAGCTCCAGTTCCCGGGGCTCCGATGAACATGGGTGCTGTGGCATACCCCATGCCCCCAACATCTCATAGGTGATGTGCTGTTGTGAGGCCTAATGTACAGAAAAACAGCAAATAGATATGGCTTCtgaattttattgttcttttcatTTGACAATTATTTGAAATAAGCAACACCATGGATGAAGCAATTTAATGTTATCTGTTTTGGAAGCAGTTGACAGCATAGAAGTAGAGTGGTTTCATAGACAATTTTagcttattatttttagtcataatcataatatatattaaaattgtgGATATGTCTTGTATTTCGGTAAGGTGTATAAGTTGCCAGTTGCCACATAATGTTCTTGATCAAACTTACATTTCATTCATTGAATTAAATTTATAGATTACAGTGGATGAATGAGATGTGAGTCAGACAATGTATTTCACTTGTAATATGTTGTAACGCTTATACTTATAGTACATAATATAAGAAGATCCCCATCAATCACGCTATAAATTATTGTCCTCTTGGCATCATCAACACCTTCAGTCTTCTGTCACTCATTGTAGATAATTATGTAGTATCAcatcaataatttaattattttttatatccacTGCTTAAATAATCATATCAAATAACTAATTGAAAAAAAGGACCTTCGCCtcctaaaattattttgtaaaatgAGCCAACCATCTGTGCACCCTACCCGTCAGTATCCAATCATAGGATGCAGGTTGAACTTCAACTTTATCCGATCAATCTGCAccctatatatgtaaatattatatacttatataaaaatatgtttcaagtGGATATTGAACTAAAGACCTCTCATTAAATACAAAAGATCCTTAGttattaaaagaaaatcattaattgataatttaatacttttttttttttatataaaagtcaattctattttaaattatcatcaagttatataataatgttgtattttttttataatccgCGGGTAAGGTTAAATGCCCGCGAGTTAAGTACGGTAGAATTAGGGTTGGAATATTCTCAACTCAAAATAGAGTAGGATTGAGTTTATATACAAATCTCAACCCACAAATAAGGTTAGAGTTAACTTCAAATTATACCCTATCCTATCTATTGTCACTCCTTGAACCATCGTACCATCACCCTGAAGAATCTCAATGCATTTACCCTTGGGAATATGGTTACAAAATTCCTAATGCTTTTATTTTAGATTGAGTAAGGTTAGACTTCATTCTTAAattagatttataatttattggCATAATCCTAGTCTATAATCTATCATATATTTATAAGTGATAGatacaaaattacaaataaatattatttttgatctCTAACTAGGTGGATTTCATGGTGTCTTTTATTGTTGTGCTTAAATTGCCTAACTTgcttttataagtaaaaaataaaatatataaaataaaaataaaatatttaaaatttattaaatattatttctttGCCTTTTTTAGTAAATTAGGTAACATGACTTAGGCACCATAGCATTCACCCTCTAACTATATAttcaaaagacaaatttattattcacaattaaaaaaaatttaaattagtccCTATCTTTTTTAATGGACTTTTTTTATTAGTTGATTATAGTTCAGTGCATTATTAGttaattatctaacaaaattgaaaaaaaaaaaaaagggacagAACCATCTCATGGTTATGTGAATAGATAGGTAGAAACATGGTTATGTAAATAGATGGATAGATAGAAATTTAGGTGCAGCCGACTTcaggtgaagttgataactgagagcgttagatgatttaattgatttgattaaattttcatttaacatctctcaactatcaacttcacattaagttgactgcacctgagttttcaccgaaTAGATATTGTATTAGATATTGTCTCGTATTACATTTCATTCCGTTCATCTGCATAATTATTCTTGACAATTCTATTAGATGAATGAAATGTAAATCAACGCAGTATTTCACACGCATATATGATATATGTAAATGCAACATTATTCTTACATGAACACATCACATTATTGTTGCATAAAACCCATTAACAATTTATGCTTCTAGAAGATAGTCATCAACCTCTGGGAAGATCTTGGTTGCAAATTCTTTGATAAAAATAGGTTCAGGAACCTCTTGGCTAACCGTTTCATAATCACACACCCATTTCACAATGCTTCCATTATCATCCCCTTTGGTGTTACACTAATATATCCCTTGTAACTTTTCAGGTACTTAAGAAGGTCACCATCAATCACACTATAAATCAATGTCCTCTTTTCATCATCAACATCTTCAATCCTTTCTGTTTGTGTGTTCACAAGTTCATGGCctcgagagagagagagggacaaaaaaaaaaaagaagaaaattattgatgaaaaatacaaataacataaTGTCTTAGTCTTAACTATTACATGCTTATGGATACTCATTCATTCTAATTTATTGCTTATTTTGATTAATACTTGTCTAGAAAAGGTAGtgtctatatatatatggttCCAATGCTCTTGAGCCTCCTATATTTCATTGACatgtaacaacaacaataataataaggtttaattactctgttggtccctatagttttgcaaaattttcaattaggtccctatactttttttccttttaattgggtccctgcacctatttttttttcaattaggtccctaccgTGACCAAACAGTTAGATTTAACAAAATATTCCGTTCCTAAATTAAAGATTCTGTAACTTTATGTGAAATCCCTAACTCGCGTTGCACTCATATTTTctgaaaggtttaattactctgttggtttctatagtttcgcaaaattttcaattaggtccctatacttttttttccttttaattgggtctctgtacctatttttttcaattaggtccctattgaCGGTAAACGTTACAAAAACGTTAAGAATGAGTGATTTGACCATTATAACCCTTGCTTACCCCTTACAAATGAACGAAACTCAGTAGGATTCTGAGTTGTAACTCTCTTCTCTTTGCCTCTTCCTTAAActtctcctcctccgttttcATCCCTTACCCTTACTATGTCAATACTCATGGATCAGAGTCAGTTATCTTCAGGAGTTTGTAGTTTCAGAACCCTCGTCAAGAAGAGACATCTTTGTTTTTGTGGTGAGGCAGTTGCTGCGATGTCTTCTTGGGCAGTAGCAAGCCATGGAAGAAGGTATGTTGGTTGTGGGAGAATGCCAAAATGCAAGTTCTTCGAGTggattgatgatgaagaagatgagaagagtggATGGTTGAAGCAAAAGGAAAGGAGGGTTCGTTGCTTTTGTGGAGACACTCTGATTCTTCGTAGTTCAAGTACATCAAAAAATCTAAACAGAAGATTCATTTCTTGCCCTAATAGGAGATGCAAGTTTTTTGAGTGGGTTGATGGGAAAGAAAAAAAGTTATCTGGAGAAGATGGAGTAAACAGTTCACAGCAAGTACTTGGAAGGGTTAGAGAATTGGAGGCATAAGAAAGGAAGATAGACAGATTAAGTGTAGATCTAGAAAGATTAATTGCAGAGGTTGGAGAAATAGATGCCTGTGTAGAAAGGTTATGTGCTGAGTTGAGATAAGTGGAAGAGCAATTTGCTAAAGTGGAAGATAGTATGAAAAAGTAATACAATATGCTAATTATGCTGGTTTTGATATTAGGTGTTTTGATTGTTGCAGTGTTATATGTAAAGATGTAGAAAGCATGGCTGTTATGATAATGTAATAGTCTATATAAGACAATAGTGTACTATTTATGTTGAGTGCAATAAAGTCATATGAAATGTTGTTTAATTTCTCTAAATGAAAGTTGTTCCTTTGTTATTTAATATGCATACAAGTATGAGACTGAGAAAAAAGTAGGTAAAACAAAAGATGCATTGAATTATAATAGATAccattattttttacattatataaTGGAGGACACCTAGATAGCCACAAAATAAATGTGATGGTGGTGTAGGGGTGTTTGAAGGCCTTGATGCTGGTGCAGTCATGGGTGCAGCCCTCCCTTTACCCTTTCCTCTGCCCATCCCTACTGCTGCTCTTCCTCTGCCTCTCCCTCTAACCATCCTGGATCTAGCAGTAGGAGCAGCTGCAGATCCATTTACTTCAACAGCAGCACCAGGTTCATTAGCAGCAGCATCAACTCCTCCAGTTCTAGTTGCAGCATCAGATCCTTGTGTGCCTTCAGGAGCTACAAAATGAAATAGCAGTTAATAATAGTTCCTCAACATATGAACAAAATAAGTTAGCAACCAATACCTGTCACTATAGGGTTTGGACAAAGTCTCCTATTATGTCCGTATTGGCCACAATTACTGCAGGTAACAGAAGTTCCAATTCTTCTATATTTTGTTTGTGTTATGTTTTCATCGGGTTCCCTTATCCTAACCATCCTTAGCCTTCCTGGTTTAAATCTAAAAATTGGAGGGATGATGGTATCACATTGTATCTTTGGTCACATATTTTCTCcattgattggtgatattgactGCCCATATGTAGCAAGGTATGCTGCCTTGCTGTAATAGTTACTACAATAATCTTCCGGGTTGTCACCCTTCTCAAAGATAGCACAGCAAGCATGTGGACAGGGCATACCACACAAAACCCAGAACCTACAACTACACCTTCCAGCCATCAAATCGACCACAAACCTTTCCATGATCATCCTGTTCATATGGTGCACTTCAAACTTCAGGTCTCCTGCCCATTTAGCTTGTCACTCCATAGCTCTAACCGCAATGATATCTAGTCGTTTCTTGGATTTTGGCAAAACAGAGCCCTCATACTTCtctgccttcttctttttctctacaAACCTTGTCATCAAGTAGCACCTAATCCATTCAAACATAGTCAGAATTGGCTTGTCTCTTGCCTCTAGGATTTTTCCATTGAATGCCTCCGAGATGTTGTTCATCAGCATGTCACTCTTGGCCAGAAATGTGAAGTGACTCTTGGTCCACAATTTTGGATCCAAAGCAAACAACTTGTCATAACAGTCTCTGTTGATCTTCTTTAGTTGATTCATCCTTCTTTTCCATTCTTCCACATAGGTAGCTTTGGCAATAGATAGAATGAGGTCCCTTAGTACAGTTCTACCCCCATATGCTTTTTTACAGTTGGCATATAAATGCCTCAAACAAAGCCTATGCTCCAGTGTTGGCAATGCCTCTTGAAAGACTTG
This genomic window contains:
- the LOC112733947 gene encoding transcription factor SRM1, which gives rise to MAGDEVGSSSEWSFEQDKAFENALGTYPEDDLDRWEKIAADVTGKTLEEVKQHYELLVDDVNLIESGRVTLPAYNSTSEGSTGNASDEGAGKKGGQPWNSNSESNNGSKASRSDQERRKGIAWTEDEHRLFLLGLEKYGKGDWRSISRNFVVTRTPTQVASHAQKYFIRLNSMNKDRRRSSIHDITSVNNGDVSAPQGPITGQTNGSAGNSTGKSPKQGPPTPTGPPTVGLFGAPTIGQPIGGGPLVSAVGTPVNAHMAYGVRAPVPGAPMNMGAVAYPMPPTSHR
- the LOC140183626 gene encoding uncharacterized protein; this translates as MENPGSSLSILVDRPSLTHQPRFMRMYMCLDAVKKGLLAGCRPIIGVDGCHLKGDHGQQLLVAVGRDPNDNYFPIAVAAVEAETKDSWGWFLEMLLNDIGQSRKWVFMSDQQNGLMQVFQEALPTLEHRLCLRHLYANCKKAYGGRTVLRDLILSIAKATYVEEWKRRMNQLKKINRDCYDKLFALDPKLWTKSHFTFLAKSDMLMNNISEAFNGKILEARDKPILTMFEWIRCYLMTRFVEKKKKAEKYEGSVLPKSKKRLDIIAVRAME